The sequence ACCTCCTTGTTCATCATCGACGCAATGGCGCGCTCGAGGTGCGGTTGTCCGGTGAACACGCGCAGCTTCTGCACGGAGCCGGCGTATCCCACGCGGCCCGCGCGCAGGAACACGATGTCGTCGGCGAGCTCGTCCAACTCGCTCATCACGTGCGACGTGACGAGCACCGTTTTGCCTTCGCTGCGCTCGCTCAGGATCTTGTCCTTGAGCACCGCGTTCGCCGCGGGATCGAGCCCCGCGCTCGGTTCGTCGAGCACGACCACGCGCGGGGCGAACAGAAATGCCAGCGCGACGGCGAGCTTCTGCCGCGTGCCGCCCGACAACGCGCGGACGCGCGTATCGAGGTGTGTAGCGATCGCGAGCCGCTCGAACAATTCCCAGTCGATAACGGCCGACTCGCCACGCAATCCGAGCAGAATCTTCGTCACCTCGCGCGCCGTGAGGTGCTCGGGGAAACGGCTCATCTGCGATGCGTATCCGATGGTGGCGCGATAGGCCGGATCATCTCCGACGCGCACACCGTCGACGCGGATCTCTCCGCCGTCCGGCCGCACGAGGCCCAACAGGCACTTGATGAGCGTCGTCTTGCCGGCTCCGTTAGACCCGACCACGGCCGTCACGCGACCCGGTCGAACGCACAGGTCCACGCCGCGCAGCACGTCGCGCGCGCCAA is a genomic window of Gemmatimonadaceae bacterium containing:
- a CDS encoding ABC transporter ATP-binding protein, giving the protein MIEFRALTKSFGARDVLRGVDLCVRPGRVTAVVGSNGAGKTTLIKCLLGLVRPDGGEIRVDGVRVGDDPAYRATIGYASQMSRFPEHLTAREVTKILLGLRGESAVIDWELFERLAIATHLDTRVRALSGGTRQKLAVALAFLFAPRVVVLDEPSAGLDPAANAVLKDKILSERSEGKTVLVTSHVMSELDELADDIVFLRAGRVGYAGSVQKLRVFTGQPHLERAIASMMNKEVVCA